In Planctomycetota bacterium, the DNA window AGGCGATGCGTCCGATGCTGCCGACGGTGGCGACGACGAGGGCTTTCGGTATCCCTACGGCCTGACCGCGGTGCCGGGCGGCGTGCTGGTGACCGAATTCGGGGGCGGTCGCGTGCGGCGGGTCGACCTTGCGCGCGGCGGCTCGATGGCGACATGGGGCGGCTCGGGCGAACTCGTCTCGCCCTGGGCGGCGGCGGTCGTCGACGACGATCTGCACGTGCTGGATTCGAGGCGGGACCGCATCGCCGTGGCCGACGTTCCCGGGGGCGGATCGTGACGCCGGGCGGGCCGGTGCTGGCCGTGCTCACCGTCGGGCCGATCGAGTTCGCGCAGCCCGCGTGGCTCTGGCTGCTCGTGGTGCTGGTGCCGCTGACGCTGCTCATCGGCCGCAAGAGCCTCTCGGGCATGGCGACGGCGAGCCGCCGCGTGGCGCTCGGCGTGAGGATCGTCGTGCTGGCGATGGTGGTCGCGGCGCTCGCCGAGCCCCACTTGCGGGACGAGGCCGAGGACGTCGCGGTCACCGTGATCACCGATCGCAGCCGATCGGTGCCGCCGCCCGCGCAGCAGCGGGCCCGCACCTACGCCCGCGGCCTGCTGGACGCGCACAAGGCCCAGACCGATCGCTTCGGCAGCATCGCAACGGCGCGGGAGGCGTTCATCGGTTCGCTGCCCAAGACGCTGACCGACGACGTCGAGCAGACCTACAGCGGCCGCACCGACCAGACCGACCTGGCCGAGGCGCTCCGGCTCGGTCTGGCCATCCGCCCGCCCGATGCGGCCTACCGCCTCGTGCTGATGACCGACGGCAACGAGACCGCGGGCGACCTGCTGGCCGAAGCCCGCGCCGCCCGCGCCCAGGGCGTGCCCATCGACGTGCTGCCGCTGCGGTACAGCTACCGCAACGAGGTCATCGTCGAGCGGCTGCTCGCGCCGGCGACCGCGCGGCGAGATGAGAACGCCAACCTCCGCGTCACGCTCAACTCCGAGGGGCCCGCGGAGGGCACGCTGTCCATCCTCGCCAACGGGCGGCCCATCGACCTCGACCCCACCAGCGAGGGGCTGGGCGAAATGGTCTCGCTGCGGCCCGGTCCCAACACCTTCGTGGTGCCCATCCGCGTGCCCGCGGCCGAGGCGCTGCAGTTCGAGGCCGTCTTCGAGCCCGCGGGCGGTGCGGGCGAGCAGGACACCATCCTGGAGAACAACCGGGCGCTCGCCACGACGTTCGTCGCCAGCGAGGGCCGGGTGCTGGTGCTCACGCAGGAGGGCGGCGACGCGGGCGCGTTCGTGCGGGCGCTGCGGGATTCGGGCATCGCCGCCGATGTGCGTGAGGCGGCGCAGATCCCCGATACGCTCGCGGCGCTGAGCGCCTTCGACGCGATCGTGCTGATGAACCAGGCCGCCGCCGACTTCAGCTTCCAGGCCCAGGACCAGATCCGCCAGTACGTGCACGATCTGGGCGGCGGGCTCGTGATGATCGGCGGGCCCAACAGCTTCGGCGCGGGCGGCTGGCAGAACACGCCGCTCGAGGACGTGCTGCCCGTCCGCCTCGACCCGCCGCAGAAGCGGCAGCTGCCCCGCGGCGCGCTCGCCCTCATCATGCACTCCATCGAGATGCCCCAGGGCGTCTTCTACGGCCAGCAGACCGCCAAGGCCGCCGTCGACGCGCTGACCCGCAAGGACTTGGTGGGCATCAACGAGTTCACGGGCTTCGGCGGCAGCACGCGGTGGGTGCTGCCCATGAGCGAGGTCGGCGATCGCTCGCCGGCGTATCGGGCCATCGACGACCTGCGATTCGGCGACATGCCGACGTTCAATCCGTCGCTGCAGATGACCTACGACGCGCTCGTCGAGGCCGACGCGGCCGTCAAGCACGCCATCATCATCAGCGACGGCGACCCCAGCTACAGCAACCGCATCCTCGCGCAATTCCAGAAGGCGCAGATCACCATCAGCACCGTGGGCGTGTTCCCCCACTCGCCGGGCGACTTCAATTCGCTCAGGAACATCGCCCAGCAGACCGGCGGCAGGTTCTACCCGGTCACGCAGCAGGCCCAACTGGCGACGCTGCCGCAGATCTTCATCCGCGAGGCGCAGACCGTCAAGCGGCCGCTGATCTGGGAGGGCACGCCCTTCGTGCCCACCATCACGCCCGGGCTGACCGAGGCGATGCGGGGCATCCGCGGCGTGCCGCCCATCATGGGCTACGTCGTCGCCGGCGAGCGCGAGGGGCTCGCCATCGTCTCGATGCGGGGCAAGGAGAACGACCCCATCATGGCCCAGTGGCAGCACGGCCTGGGCCGCGTGCTGGCCTACACCTCCGACGCGCTGCCCCGCTGGAACACCATGTGGCTGGGCTGGGGCGAGTACCAGAGCTTCTGGGAGCAGCACGTCCGCTGGACCATGCGCGCCACCGGCGACGCCAACGTCCGCGTCACGACCGAGACCGACGGCGACCGCACCCGCGTCATCGTCGAGGCGACCGATCCGGGTGGCCGGCGGCTGAACTTCGCGCAGTTCGCCGGCCGCATCGCGACGCCCGACGGCTCGGGCGCCGAGATCAGCCTGCAGCAGACCGGCCCGGGCCGCTACGAGGGCAGCTTCGACAGCGAGGACGCCGGCTCCTACGTGCTCAGCCTGGGCTACGACGCGCCGGGCCAGGACGGCGCCCGCCTGGAGGGCACGGTGCAGGCGGCGGTCGATCGGCCGTTCGCCGACGAGTTCCGGGCGACCCAGGCCAACGAGGCCCTGCTCCGCCGCGTTGCGGAGCTTACCGGCGGGCGGGTGCTGCCCGACGATCCCGCCGCCGAGGACGCCAACGTCTGGCGGCGCGACGGCGTCGAGATGCCCGTGGCGCTCAGCAGCGTGTGGCTGCCCACCGCCATCCTCGCCATCGGCCTCTTCCTCGTCGACGTCGGCGTCCGCCGCGTGCGGATCGACGTCATGGGCTTCCTTCGCGTGCTGCGGCGCGGCGCGCGGTCGGGCGAGAAGACGGCCGCCCAGCAGATCGATGCGCTCCGCGAGGCCCGGGCCAAGGCCCAGCAACGCCTGGCTCGGCCCGACGCCGGCCCGAGCGAGAAGGTCCGCGCGGCGATGCGCGAGGAGGACCGCCGCGCCACCGCCAAGGCCCGCTTCGAGGTCGACGAGGCCGACCTCAAGGGTGCGGGGCCGAGCGTCGTCGAGTCGGCAGACGGCGCGGCCAGGCCGGCCCGGCCCGCGGCCGAAGCGGACGCGACAACCAACCAGGACGACGAGGGCATGTCGCGGCTGCTCAAGGCCAAGCGGCGCACCCGCGAGGAAATGGACGACCAGCAGTAGCACCCGGTTCCAGCACCCGCTCGGGGCGAATCGGCCGGAGGGAAGACCATGGCAGACAACCACGACATGCACACGCCCGAGGAGGTCAAGGCCGCCTGCAAGCAGTTCGGCGAGAGCTTCGTCCGCCTCCGCGAGGAAGTCGGCAAGGTGGTCGTAGGCCACACCGACGTGGTCGACGCGGTGCTCATCTCGCTCTTCGCTGGCGGCAATGTGCTGCTCGAGGGCGTGCCCGGGCTCGGCAAGACGCTGCTGGTCCGCACGCTGAGCGAGGCGCTGCACCTGGACTTCAGCCGCATCCAGTTCACGCCCGACCTCATGCCCGCCGACGTCGCGGGCACGACGCTGGTCAGCGAGGATCCCGAGACCGGCCGGCGGACCTTCGCGTTCCAGAAGGGCCCGATCTTCGCCCAGATCGTGCTGGCCGACGAGATCAACCGCGCCACGCCCAAGACGCAGTCCGCCCTGCTCGAGGCGATGCAGGAGCGGAGCGTGACCGTCGGCGGACAGACGCACGCGCTCGAGCAGCCCTTCATCGTGCTCGCGACGCAGAACCCCATCGAGCAGGAGGGCACCTACCCGCTGCCCGAGGCGCAGCTCGACCGGTTCCTCTTCAAGATCAACGTGGGCTACAGCCAGCTCGACGACCTCATGACGATCCTGGACCGGACCACCGGCGAGGACACGCCATCGGTCGAGCCGGTGATGGACGGCCCGGCCATCATCGAGGCGCAGCGGCTCGTCCGCGGCGCCATCGTCGCGCCGCACGTCAAGGAGTACGCCGCCCGGCTGGTCCTCGGCACGCACCCCGGCGGCCAGTACGCCGCGGGCGGCGGCGGCGGCCCCGTCGAGAAGTACATCCGCTGCGGCGCCAGCCCCCGCGGCGCCCAGGCACTCCTGCTGGGCGGCAAGGTTCGCGCCCTGATCGACGGCCGCTACCACGTCAGCTACGCCGACATCCGCGAGACCGCACTGCTCGCCCTCCGCCACCGCGTGCTGCTCAATTTCGAGGCCGAGGCCGACCGCATCGATCCGGACGACGTCGTCCGGAAGATCCTGGAGCTGACGCCGACCGAGCCGCTGACGACGAGGGTTGCATGATGAAGAAACTCCCTGCGATCGCCTTCTCCATCTTCGCCACGAGTCTCGTGTGGACCACGAGCGGGTGCGCCGGTACGAGTGAGGGGGCCGCACGCAGACATGCCGGGGAGATGCTCGTTGTGGTACAACGAGGCGATGAGTGGAAGCTGCACGAAGCGAGGCAACTCGCCGACGGCGCGGAGGCGCTGGGCTTGCGTGGACTGGTCGTCGAATTCGATGCGGAGTCCGAAGCGCGCCCGACTCCGTCCTTGCTGTTCGCCAGGCGGGATGAAGCTCCGTTCGAACTCGACGTGATGCTCTTCGCTGCGCAAGGTACAGACGCCATGGACGGCTGGCTGGAACTCCGGGAAACCAGCTCCGCCCGTGCAGGCGTCGATCGCCTAGTCGGCCACGTTCGAGTTCAAACCAGTAAGGGCTGGGCGCGCGTGCAGATTCCGATCGATTCCCTGGCCGACGCCC includes these proteins:
- a CDS encoding glutamine amidotransferase, with product MTPGGPVLAVLTVGPIEFAQPAWLWLLVVLVPLTLLIGRKSLSGMATASRRVALGVRIVVLAMVVAALAEPHLRDEAEDVAVTVITDRSRSVPPPAQQRARTYARGLLDAHKAQTDRFGSIATAREAFIGSLPKTLTDDVEQTYSGRTDQTDLAEALRLGLAIRPPDAAYRLVLMTDGNETAGDLLAEARAARAQGVPIDVLPLRYSYRNEVIVERLLAPATARRDENANLRVTLNSEGPAEGTLSILANGRPIDLDPTSEGLGEMVSLRPGPNTFVVPIRVPAAEALQFEAVFEPAGGAGEQDTILENNRALATTFVASEGRVLVLTQEGGDAGAFVRALRDSGIAADVREAAQIPDTLAALSAFDAIVLMNQAAADFSFQAQDQIRQYVHDLGGGLVMIGGPNSFGAGGWQNTPLEDVLPVRLDPPQKRQLPRGALALIMHSIEMPQGVFYGQQTAKAAVDALTRKDLVGINEFTGFGGSTRWVLPMSEVGDRSPAYRAIDDLRFGDMPTFNPSLQMTYDALVEADAAVKHAIIISDGDPSYSNRILAQFQKAQITISTVGVFPHSPGDFNSLRNIAQQTGGRFYPVTQQAQLATLPQIFIREAQTVKRPLIWEGTPFVPTITPGLTEAMRGIRGVPPIMGYVVAGEREGLAIVSMRGKENDPIMAQWQHGLGRVLAYTSDALPRWNTMWLGWGEYQSFWEQHVRWTMRATGDANVRVTTETDGDRTRVIVEATDPGGRRLNFAQFAGRIATPDGSGAEISLQQTGPGRYEGSFDSEDAGSYVLSLGYDAPGQDGARLEGTVQAAVDRPFADEFRATQANEALLRRVAELTGGRVLPDDPAAEDANVWRRDGVEMPVALSSVWLPTAILAIGLFLVDVGVRRVRIDVMGFLRVLRRGARSGEKTAAQQIDALREARAKAQQRLARPDAGPSEKVRAAMREEDRRATAKARFEVDEADLKGAGPSVVESADGAARPARPAAEADATTNQDDEGMSRLLKAKRRTREEMDDQQ
- a CDS encoding MoxR family ATPase; the protein is MHTPEEVKAACKQFGESFVRLREEVGKVVVGHTDVVDAVLISLFAGGNVLLEGVPGLGKTLLVRTLSEALHLDFSRIQFTPDLMPADVAGTTLVSEDPETGRRTFAFQKGPIFAQIVLADEINRATPKTQSALLEAMQERSVTVGGQTHALEQPFIVLATQNPIEQEGTYPLPEAQLDRFLFKINVGYSQLDDLMTILDRTTGEDTPSVEPVMDGPAIIEAQRLVRGAIVAPHVKEYAARLVLGTHPGGQYAAGGGGGPVEKYIRCGASPRGAQALLLGGKVRALIDGRYHVSYADIRETALLALRHRVLLNFEAEADRIDPDDVVRKILELTPTEPLTTRVA